In the Chitinophagaceae bacterium genome, one interval contains:
- a CDS encoding nitrous oxide reductase accessory protein NosL — translation MKNDRMKTWVRLLLVLCGLALVPVIFVPLWRIDLQAPQYPEGLMLLIYPSKLGGNVDIINGLNHYIGMKTLHTEDFIEFTLLPYIIGFFSLLFLATAIAGKRKLLYILFILFVSFGILAMYDFWRWEYNYGHNLDPDAAIIVPGMAYQPPLIGFKQLLNFGAYSMPDVGGWIFVAVGAVLLFCFIMEWRHSIKIRKGIVMLLVSPLFLSACNTGPQTINPGVDNCYFCKMTISDIRFAAEIVTKKGKVYKFDDMHCLLTFLRSDMIGKEQVGDVYVTSYSGGHPLINVKDALLLKANDLRSPMGGNIAAFDNRDSMAFVMKKYPGNTYTWNELSKQ, via the coding sequence ATGAAAAATGACAGAATGAAAACCTGGGTAAGATTACTCCTGGTTCTTTGCGGGCTTGCACTGGTACCCGTTATATTTGTACCCCTGTGGCGTATTGACCTGCAGGCACCACAATATCCTGAGGGGCTGATGCTTCTCATTTACCCTTCCAAACTGGGCGGCAATGTTGATATCATCAACGGGCTTAACCATTATATTGGAATGAAGACACTGCATACAGAAGACTTCATTGAGTTTACCTTACTTCCTTATATTATTGGCTTCTTCTCCTTGCTCTTTTTGGCAACTGCCATTGCAGGGAAACGGAAGTTACTTTATATACTCTTTATACTTTTTGTTTCTTTCGGCATACTTGCCATGTATGATTTCTGGCGCTGGGAATACAATTACGGACATAACCTGGATCCGGATGCAGCCATCATCGTTCCGGGGATGGCATACCAGCCTCCCCTGATCGGCTTTAAACAACTGCTCAATTTCGGGGCTTACTCCATGCCCGATGTGGGTGGCTGGATATTTGTGGCTGTGGGAGCAGTATTGCTTTTCTGCTTTATCATGGAATGGAGACATTCCATAAAGATCCGGAAAGGGATCGTGATGCTGCTGGTATCCCCGTTATTCCTTTCGGCATGTAATACCGGGCCACAAACCATCAACCCGGGTGTTGATAATTGCTATTTCTGCAAAATGACCATCAGCGATATACGGTTTGCTGCAGAGATCGTGACAAAGAAAGGGAAGGTGTACAAATTTGATGACATGCACTGCCTGCTTACCTTTCTTCGTTCTGATATGATTGGAAAGGAGCAGGTCGGGGATGTTTATGTTACCAGTTACAGCGGCGGTCACCCCCTCATCAATGTAAAGGATGCACTGCTGTTAAAAGCCAATGACCTGCGAAGCCCCATGGGTGGAAATATCGCTGCGTTCGATAACAGGGACAGCATGGCTTTTGTGATGAAAAAGTACCCGGGAAATACCTATACCTGGAATGAACTGAGCAAGCAATGA
- the nosZ gene encoding Sec-dependent nitrous-oxide reductase, translating to MKKYKVITLAVFAFSLLLGFTACKPKNAGSAVSSDAAAKVYVAPGKYDEFYNFVSGGFSGQMSAYGLPSGRLLRVIPVFSVDPEKGYGYSEETKPMLNTSHGFVPWDDLHHVQMSKTNGDYDGKWAFGNANNTPRVARIDLKTFRTAEIIELPNSGGNHSSPFITENTEYVVAGTRFSVPPDDKNGDIPINTYKQNFKGTISFISVAKEDGKMEIAFQIQCPGVNFDLSRAGKGVSHGWFFFSCYNTEQANTLLEVNASQKDKDFIMAVNWKKAEEYLKAGKGRKQSVRYAHNTYSDITHSATSEIKTEVTVLDAKDLKDICYFFPCPKSPHGCDVSPTGEYIVGSGKLAALIPVFSFDKMLKAIAAKDFIGDYDGIPVLKYESVLYGEVKKPGLGPLHTEFDNKGNAYTSMFVSSEVVKWNIKDLKVVDRAPTYYSVGHLTVAGGDTKTPNGKYLVAYNKITKDRFLPTGPELSQSAQLYDISGDKMQLILDFPTIGEPHYAQIIPADLVKGNSQKFFKMEENKNPYFANGEAATKVVRNGSRVDVYMTAIRSHLTPDNIEGIRMGDEVYFHVTNLEQDWDVPHGFAIKGAANAELLIMPGETQTLKWNPNKVGIFPMYCTDFCSALHQEMTGYIRVSPAGSTVPLLFSTGKNLPASDSAVKK from the coding sequence ATGAAAAAGTATAAAGTAATAACGCTTGCTGTTTTCGCATTCAGCCTGCTGTTGGGCTTTACAGCCTGTAAACCAAAAAATGCCGGTTCAGCAGTAAGTTCAGATGCGGCGGCCAAAGTCTATGTGGCTCCGGGTAAGTACGATGAGTTTTACAATTTTGTATCGGGTGGTTTCAGCGGACAAATGAGTGCGTATGGTTTACCATCGGGCCGTTTGCTTCGTGTTATCCCGGTATTCTCTGTTGACCCGGAAAAAGGTTATGGTTACAGTGAAGAGACCAAGCCCATGCTCAATACGTCGCATGGTTTTGTACCCTGGGATGACCTGCATCACGTTCAGATGTCAAAAACAAATGGCGATTATGACGGTAAATGGGCCTTTGGCAATGCCAATAATACACCCCGGGTAGCACGGATCGACCTCAAAACATTCCGTACTGCCGAGATCATTGAATTACCAAACAGCGGTGGAAACCATTCCTCTCCGTTCATCACCGAAAATACCGAGTATGTGGTGGCAGGCACCCGTTTCAGTGTGCCGCCGGATGATAAGAACGGGGACATTCCGATCAATACCTACAAACAGAATTTTAAAGGAACCATCAGTTTTATAAGCGTGGCAAAGGAAGATGGCAAGATGGAGATCGCATTCCAGATCCAGTGCCCCGGTGTTAACTTCGACCTGAGCCGTGCCGGCAAAGGCGTGTCTCATGGATGGTTCTTCTTCTCCTGCTATAATACCGAACAGGCAAATACCTTACTGGAAGTGAATGCTTCACAGAAGGACAAGGATTTTATAATGGCCGTGAACTGGAAGAAGGCGGAAGAATACCTGAAAGCAGGCAAAGGCAGGAAACAATCCGTACGGTATGCACACAATACCTACAGCGATATCACCCACTCTGCCACTTCAGAAATAAAAACAGAGGTCACCGTGCTGGATGCAAAGGACCTGAAAGACATTTGCTATTTTTTCCCATGTCCTAAATCACCACATGGCTGTGACGTAAGCCCCACAGGCGAATACATCGTAGGCAGCGGTAAACTGGCTGCATTGATCCCTGTTTTCAGTTTTGATAAAATGCTGAAGGCCATTGCTGCAAAAGATTTTATCGGGGACTATGACGGTATCCCTGTTCTGAAATATGAATCCGTTTTATATGGGGAAGTTAAGAAACCGGGTCTGGGCCCTTTACATACCGAATTTGATAACAAAGGCAATGCCTATACGTCCATGTTTGTTTCTTCTGAAGTGGTGAAATGGAATATTAAAGATCTGAAAGTGGTAGACAGGGCGCCAACCTATTATTCCGTTGGTCACCTGACCGTAGCGGGCGGCGATACCAAAACACCGAATGGTAAATACCTGGTTGCTTATAATAAGATCACCAAAGACAGGTTCCTGCCAACCGGTCCTGAATTATCACAAAGCGCACAGCTATATGACATCAGCGGGGATAAGATGCAGTTGATCCTGGATTTCCCAACCATTGGCGAACCACACTATGCCCAGATCATACCAGCCGACCTGGTAAAAGGTAATTCGCAGAAGTTCTTTAAGATGGAAGAGAATAAAAATCCCTATTTCGCCAACGGTGAAGCGGCCACCAAAGTGGTACGCAACGGGAGCAGGGTAGATGTTTACATGACCGCTATCCGCTCTCACCTTACACCCGATAATATAGAAGGCATACGAATGGGGGACGAAGTTTATTTCCACGTTACCAACCTTGAGCAGGACTGGGATGTACCGCATGGCTTTGCGATCAAAGGCGCCGCCAATGCAGAGTTGCTGATCATGCCCGGTGAAACACAAACATTGAAATGGAATCCAAATAAAGTCGGCATATTCCCGATGTATTGTACCGATTTCTGCAGTGCATTGCACCAGGAGATGACCGGTTACATCCGGGTATCGCCTGCCGGAAGCACGGTACCATTATTATTCAGTACCGGTAAAAATCTGCCTGCGTCTGATTCTGCGGTCAAGAAATAA
- a CDS encoding cytochrome c, with amino-acid sequence MKKIAVILFLGLFAAACGGGSDTNTASTETPAPEAKKTANGNPSYDPERGEGKFTSVEVGATLDAAMALNGEKVYGVKCGSCHKLTSEKLVGPGWLGVTERHTAPWIMNFTTNTDAMLDKDPKAQAQLEICLVRMPNQNLSDEDARALYEFMRKNDGVK; translated from the coding sequence ATGAAAAAAATTGCAGTCATTCTTTTTCTGGGCCTTTTTGCAGCTGCCTGTGGCGGCGGTTCAGATACCAATACGGCAAGTACAGAAACTCCTGCGCCGGAAGCAAAAAAAACAGCAAATGGTAATCCTTCATACGACCCGGAAAGGGGCGAAGGAAAATTTACTTCAGTTGAAGTTGGTGCAACACTTGATGCAGCCATGGCTCTAAACGGGGAGAAAGTATATGGTGTAAAATGCGGCAGTTGTCATAAGCTCACCAGCGAAAAACTCGTTGGCCCGGGATGGCTGGGAGTGACCGAGAGGCATACCGCTCCCTGGATCATGAATTTTACCACCAATACCGATGCCATGCTGGATAAGGACCCCAAAGCCCAGGCCCAGCTGGAGATATGCCTGGTTCGCATGCCGAACCAGAATTTGTCAGATGAAGACGCACGTGCCCTGTATGAGTTCATGCGTAAAAATGACGGCGTTAAATAA
- a CDS encoding nitrous oxide reductase family maturation protein NosD has product MNRVIIISMLLFFSCSAWSRTIRVGKEQNIRTIQQALKLAVDGDTVLVDAGHYHEGNLVIHRSIFLIGINYPVLDGDHKYEVISVKTKGVLVAGFKIVHSGVSSIEDIAGIKIYNVGHVTIRDNILEDTFFGIYIQYGTNCIIRDNQLTAYGVEEQQSGNGIHCWKSDSMQVIANTITGHRDGIYFEFVTHSVIWRNISENNLRYGLHFMFSNNDAYYSNVFANNGAGVAVMFSKYVTMENNYFEENWGDGSYGLLLKEISNSSIENNRFVKNTTGIFMEGVSRVQLERNVFKSNGWAMKIQASCMEVNVFRNNFLSNTFDVGTNGSLVLNKFNNNYWDKYEGYDLDKDKLGDVPYRPVSMYAMIIEQNPPAMILFRSFMSSLLDKTEKIMPSLTPEDLKDDHPFMKSLPL; this is encoded by the coding sequence ATGAACCGGGTGATCATTATATCAATGCTGTTGTTTTTTTCGTGCAGCGCATGGAGCAGGACGATACGGGTCGGGAAAGAACAAAACATCCGTACCATCCAGCAGGCGCTGAAACTTGCGGTGGATGGCGATACCGTGCTGGTTGATGCCGGTCATTATCACGAAGGCAACCTGGTGATCCACCGGTCCATTTTCCTTATCGGGATCAATTACCCGGTACTCGATGGCGATCATAAATACGAAGTGATCTCCGTGAAAACGAAAGGAGTGCTGGTTGCAGGTTTTAAGATCGTGCATTCGGGAGTGTCCAGTATTGAAGACATTGCCGGTATCAAGATTTATAACGTCGGCCATGTGACCATCCGGGATAATATCCTGGAAGATACTTTCTTTGGTATTTATATCCAGTATGGAACCAACTGCATCATCCGCGACAACCAATTAACAGCCTATGGTGTAGAAGAACAACAAAGCGGCAACGGCATTCACTGCTGGAAAAGCGACAGCATGCAGGTCATTGCCAATACCATCACGGGGCACCGGGATGGTATTTATTTTGAGTTCGTCACCCATTCGGTCATCTGGCGGAATATTTCTGAGAACAACCTCCGCTACGGGCTGCACTTTATGTTCTCCAACAACGATGCCTATTACAGTAATGTATTTGCCAATAACGGGGCCGGTGTGGCCGTGATGTTTTCGAAGTATGTGACCATGGAGAATAACTATTTTGAGGAGAACTGGGGCGATGGTTCCTATGGGTTGCTGCTCAAGGAGATCAGCAACAGTTCTATTGAGAACAACCGCTTTGTGAAAAATACCACCGGCATCTTTATGGAAGGCGTAAGCAGGGTGCAACTGGAAAGAAATGTTTTTAAAAGCAACGGCTGGGCCATGAAGATTCAGGCCAGTTGCATGGAAGTGAATGTGTTCAGGAACAATTTCCTCTCCAATACATTTGATGTGGGTACCAACGGCAGCCTGGTGCTGAATAAATTCAATAATAATTACTGGGATAAGTACGAGGGATACGACCTGGATAAAGATAAACTCGGGGATGTTCCTTACCGGCCGGTAAGCATGTATGCCATGATCATTGAACAAAACCCGCCGGCCATGATCCTGTTCCGGAGTTTTATGTCTTCGCTGCTGGATAAAACCGAGAAGATAATGCCTTCCTTAACGCCCGAAGACCTGAAAGACGATCACCCGTTCATGAAATCTTTACCATTATGA
- a CDS encoding Crp/Fnr family transcriptional regulator: protein MIDIDMLLAWGAAYKKVSAGEMIFREGTQSSFYYQLVSGTVRWVNIDEEGREFIQTIIEPGECFGEFPLFDDEPFAASAIADEDSVIIRLHCSSFHQLIKENPEIHFAFSRLLTQRLRFKFLILKELATHNPENSISTLLSYFKQHRKNICTKCNRLKLTRQQIADMTGLRVETVIRTMRNMHSHGLLRIDKGKVYC, encoded by the coding sequence ATGATTGATATTGACATGCTGCTTGCATGGGGGGCAGCCTACAAAAAGGTAAGTGCCGGGGAAATGATCTTCCGGGAAGGCACCCAATCTTCATTCTATTATCAACTGGTAAGCGGTACGGTAAGGTGGGTCAATATTGATGAGGAAGGAAGGGAATTCATCCAGACCATCATTGAACCGGGTGAATGTTTTGGCGAATTCCCGTTGTTTGATGACGAACCATTCGCAGCTTCAGCCATTGCAGACGAAGACTCCGTCATCATACGGCTTCATTGTTCTTCTTTTCACCAGCTCATTAAAGAAAACCCCGAAATACATTTTGCATTCAGCAGGCTGCTTACCCAGCGGCTGCGTTTCAAATTCCTTATCCTCAAAGAACTGGCAACCCATAATCCCGAGAACAGCATCTCTACTTTACTCAGTTATTTTAAACAGCACCGGAAAAATATCTGCACCAAGTGCAACCGGTTGAAATTAACCCGCCAGCAGATCGCCGACATGACCGGCCTGCGGGTGGAAACCGTTATCCGGACCATGCGGAATATGCATTCGCATGGCCTCCTTCGTATTGATAAAGGCAAAGTGTATTGCTGA
- the ric gene encoding iron-sulfur cluster repair di-iron protein, with protein sequence MSTIAEQTLASILSSNHQSVPVLEKYHLDFCCKGKRTLAEACTEKGLPVEAIAEELENRMKAEQGKILPFGSMTAEQLISYILIHHHFYVKQSMPTILSHLEKVAMKHGERFPYMTEVLYLFRSIQEEMTMHLHKEEVILFPRIKEIEAVSSIKQKRNFTEGYIAGPIQVMETEHDHAGELLYRIRELTNGYTAPADACTTFKVSLAELKEFEEDLHRHVHLENNLLFPLAEKMLSQQTMLN encoded by the coding sequence ATGTCAACAATCGCAGAACAAACATTAGCATCCATTCTAAGCAGCAACCACCAGTCCGTACCCGTATTGGAGAAATACCATCTTGATTTTTGCTGTAAAGGAAAAAGGACACTGGCAGAGGCCTGTACAGAAAAGGGCCTGCCGGTGGAGGCCATCGCGGAAGAACTGGAGAACAGGATGAAGGCTGAACAGGGAAAGATCCTGCCTTTTGGTTCCATGACCGCTGAACAACTGATCAGTTATATACTCATCCATCACCATTTTTATGTAAAACAGTCCATGCCAACCATACTTTCGCACCTGGAGAAAGTGGCCATGAAGCACGGTGAGCGTTTTCCGTATATGACAGAAGTGCTTTACCTGTTCCGGAGCATACAGGAGGAAATGACCATGCACCTGCACAAAGAGGAGGTCATTCTTTTCCCCCGCATCAAAGAGATCGAAGCAGTGTCTTCCATAAAGCAGAAACGGAACTTTACCGAAGGCTATATTGCCGGGCCTATCCAGGTGATGGAAACAGAGCATGATCATGCAGGGGAATTACTGTACCGCATCCGTGAGCTGACCAATGGATACACGGCACCCGCTGATGCCTGTACAACCTTTAAAGTAAGCCTTGCTGAATTAAAAGAGTTTGAAGAAGACCTGCACCGGCACGTGCACCTGGAAAACAACCTGTTGTTTCCCCTGGCAGAAAAAATGCTGTCGCAGCAAACCATGCTGAACTGA
- a CDS encoding ABC transporter permease subunit, whose product MKKIIKYVIIDILRNKIMLGYTLFLFLISFSIFNLEDNSAKGLLSLLNIILIIVPLVSLLFSAIYVYNSAEFLELLVSQPLKRRTIWLSLFAGLSVSMATAFFVGVGIPIILFEATATGFMMLGTGLFLSIIFVAIAMLAAVKTRDKAKGIGVSILLWLYFSIIFDGLVLFILFQFADYPLERPMIGLTALNPIDLARILILLKMDVSVMMGYTGAIFKDFFGTQAGLIASFVVLLVWVIMPAWFSLRKFNRKDL is encoded by the coding sequence ATGAAAAAAATAATCAAATATGTCATAATAGATATCCTGCGCAACAAGATCATGCTGGGGTATACTTTGTTCCTGTTCCTGATATCATTCAGCATATTCAACCTGGAAGATAATTCTGCCAAGGGTTTGCTGAGCCTGCTGAATATCATCCTGATCATTGTGCCGCTGGTGAGCCTTTTATTCTCTGCCATCTATGTTTACAACAGCGCCGAGTTCCTGGAATTGCTGGTAAGCCAGCCTTTGAAAAGAAGGACCATCTGGCTTAGTCTCTTTGCCGGCCTTTCCGTGAGCATGGCAACGGCATTCTTTGTGGGCGTGGGCATTCCCATCATACTGTTCGAAGCAACAGCTACCGGGTTCATGATGCTTGGTACCGGTTTGTTCCTGTCAATTATTTTTGTCGCGATCGCCATGCTGGCTGCTGTAAAAACGAGGGATAAGGCGAAGGGCATCGGCGTATCTATCTTGCTGTGGCTTTATTTTTCCATCATTTTCGACGGGCTGGTGCTGTTCATCTTATTCCAGTTCGCTGATTACCCGCTTGAAAGACCGATGATCGGCTTAACCGCTTTAAACCCGATTGACCTGGCCAGGATACTGATACTGCTTAAAATGGATGTATCGGTAATGATGGGATATACCGGCGCCATTTTCAAGGATTTTTTCGGAACGCAGGCGGGGCTGATCGCTTCTTTTGTTGTTTTATTGGTTTGGGTGATCATGCCCGCCTGGTTCTCCCTCAGAAAATTCAACCGGAAAGACCTGTAA
- a CDS encoding tyrosine phenol-lyase, whose amino-acid sequence MKNIRKSWAEPYKIKMVELLKMTTAGQRKKALHEAGFNTFLLRSEDVYIDLLTDSGTSAMSDRQWAGMMMGDEAYAGSRNFYNLEKVVKDTYGYKYLVPTHQGRGAENILSKILIKKGDIIPGNMYFTTTRLHQELAGGKFEDIIIDEAHDPENEFPFKGNVDLEKLERLVKKYGAERIPYISIATSVNMAGGQPISMKNLKELRAFTKKHRIRIIHDMTRVAENAYFIQQKEKGYERRSIKEIVKEICSYTDGATMSAKKDALVNIGGFLAVNDWDVFEEARNMVVVYEGLHTYGGLAGRDMEAMAIGIGESVSDAHIRARVGQVIYLGNKMTEYNVPIVKPIGGHGIFVDAKKFLPHIKQDHFPAQTLAAEIYLDSGVRTMERGIVSAGRKANGENYYPKLELVRFTIPRRVYTQAHMDVIAESAARVYERRNRINGMKMIYEPKYLRFFQARFEKLP is encoded by the coding sequence ATGAAGAATATAAGAAAAAGCTGGGCCGAGCCCTACAAGATAAAAATGGTGGAGTTGCTGAAAATGACAACGGCAGGCCAGCGTAAAAAAGCATTGCATGAAGCGGGGTTCAATACGTTCCTGCTGAGATCGGAAGATGTGTACATTGACCTGTTAACCGACAGCGGAACTTCGGCCATGAGCGACCGCCAATGGGCCGGCATGATGATGGGTGATGAAGCCTATGCTGGAAGCCGTAATTTTTATAACCTGGAGAAAGTGGTAAAAGACACGTATGGTTATAAATACCTTGTGCCTACCCACCAGGGCCGTGGTGCTGAGAATATCCTGTCGAAGATCCTCATCAAAAAAGGGGATATCATCCCCGGCAATATGTACTTCACCACCACCCGCCTGCACCAGGAACTGGCCGGAGGAAAGTTTGAAGACATCATCATTGATGAAGCGCACGACCCGGAAAATGAATTCCCGTTCAAGGGAAACGTTGACCTGGAAAAACTGGAAAGGCTTGTTAAAAAATACGGCGCTGAGCGGATCCCGTACATAAGCATTGCCACCAGTGTGAATATGGCCGGCGGACAACCCATCAGCATGAAGAACCTGAAAGAACTGCGGGCATTCACAAAAAAACACCGCATCCGCATCATTCACGACATGACGAGGGTGGCAGAGAATGCATACTTCATTCAGCAAAAAGAAAAGGGCTATGAAAGGAGATCGATAAAAGAGATCGTAAAGGAGATCTGCTCATACACCGACGGGGCCACCATGAGCGCTAAAAAAGATGCGCTGGTGAATATCGGTGGCTTCCTGGCCGTGAACGATTGGGATGTTTTTGAAGAAGCAAGGAATATGGTGGTGGTGTATGAAGGGCTGCATACCTATGGCGGCCTTGCCGGCAGGGATATGGAAGCGATGGCCATTGGCATTGGCGAAAGTGTGAGTGATGCCCATATCCGGGCAAGGGTTGGACAGGTCATCTACCTCGGCAATAAAATGACGGAATACAATGTCCCGATTGTGAAACCCATCGGGGGGCACGGAATTTTTGTGGATGCAAAAAAATTCCTGCCGCACATCAAACAGGATCATTTCCCGGCACAGACACTGGCCGCAGAGATCTACCTTGATTCCGGGGTACGTACCATGGAGCGGGGCATTGTTTCTGCCGGAAGAAAAGCGAATGGCGAGAATTATTATCCGAAACTGGAACTGGTACGCTTCACCATCCCCCGCCGTGTATATACCCAGGCACACATGGATGTGATCGCCGAATCGGCTGCCCGGGTGTATGAGCGCAGGAACAGGATCAACGGAATGAAAATGATATACGAACCGAAGTACCTGAGGTTCTTCCAGGCAAGGTTTGAAAAATTGCCCTGA
- a CDS encoding tryptophanase, with product MKTIIEPFRIKSVEPIYFNSKEERKAILENAFYNLFYIHASDVLIDLLTDSGTSAMSSNQWAGIMQGDESYAGSSSFFHFEKTIKNITGMPLVIPTHQGRAAEKILFSILGGKGKYFVSNTLFDTTRANIEFTGAEGIDLLCEAGKHASVPAPFKGNMDTEALEKIIAEKGAANIPLCIITVTNNSGGGQPVSMQNIKEVKDICAANNIPLFIDACRFAENAYFIKLREPGYADKTVAEIAHELFSYAAGCTMSAKKDAFANIGGFLAMHDKELAQQCRNLLVITEGFPTYGGLAGRDLEAIAIGLEEVLDESYLQYRIRSIEYLNNKLVAAGVPVMQPAGGHAVYIDAKEMLPHIPVDQYPGQALAGALYTEGGIRSVEIGSLMFGRYDAGKELIPAPMELVRLAIPRRVYTQSHIDYVAEVIIEVFKNRNEIKGLQIIEEAPALRHFTAKLKPVN from the coding sequence ATGAAAACCATCATAGAACCATTCCGGATAAAATCTGTTGAACCCATTTATTTCAACAGCAAGGAAGAAAGAAAAGCCATTTTAGAAAACGCTTTTTACAATCTTTTTTACATACATGCCAGTGATGTACTGATCGACCTGCTTACCGACAGCGGGACCAGCGCCATGAGCAGCAATCAATGGGCCGGTATCATGCAGGGCGACGAATCGTATGCCGGCAGTTCCAGTTTTTTTCATTTTGAGAAGACCATTAAAAATATAACCGGCATGCCGCTGGTGATCCCCACGCACCAGGGAAGGGCTGCAGAAAAGATCCTGTTCAGCATCCTGGGCGGTAAGGGAAAATATTTTGTAAGCAATACGTTGTTTGACACCACCCGTGCCAATATTGAATTCACCGGTGCCGAAGGAATTGACCTGTTGTGCGAAGCCGGAAAACATGCTTCGGTACCGGCACCATTCAAAGGGAATATGGATACAGAAGCCCTGGAAAAGATCATCGCGGAAAAAGGGGCTGCCAATATTCCGCTCTGCATCATTACGGTAACCAACAACTCCGGTGGCGGGCAACCGGTAAGCATGCAGAACATCAAGGAAGTAAAAGATATCTGTGCAGCAAATAATATTCCCCTCTTCATTGATGCCTGCCGGTTTGCTGAAAATGCCTACTTCATCAAACTGCGTGAACCGGGTTATGCCGATAAAACAGTTGCAGAAATAGCGCATGAGCTTTTTTCCTATGCAGCAGGATGTACCATGAGCGCCAAAAAAGATGCGTTTGCAAATATCGGCGGGTTCCTGGCTATGCATGATAAAGAACTTGCCCAGCAATGCCGGAACCTCCTGGTCATCACCGAAGGATTCCCGACATACGGCGGCCTTGCAGGCAGGGACCTGGAAGCCATTGCCATTGGCCTGGAAGAAGTGCTGGATGAAAGCTACCTGCAATACCGCATCCGCAGTATTGAATACCTCAACAACAAACTGGTAGCTGCCGGTGTGCCGGTGATGCAGCCGGCCGGTGGGCATGCGGTTTACATTGATGCAAAGGAAATGCTTCCGCATATCCCTGTTGACCAATACCCGGGGCAGGCACTTGCCGGGGCTTTGTATACAGAAGGCGGTATCCGCTCGGTTGAAATAGGCTCCCTCATGTTTGGCAGGTATGATGCCGGCAAAGAATTAATCCCTGCACCGATGGAACTGGTCCGTCTGGCCATTCCAAGAAGGGTGTACACACAAAGCCATATTGATTATGTGGCCGAAGTGATCATTGAAGTATTCAAAAACAGAAATGAGATAAAGGGCCTGCAGATCATTGAAGAAGCACCGGCACTCCGGCATTTCACCGCAAAACTAAAACCCGTTAATTAA
- a CDS encoding hemerythrin domain-containing protein, with protein sequence MKRIEALAPLSRDHHNSLILAQLLKRGAPAYKGLPDTMQGRSVYARELFEKEIRDHFEKEERVLDKAKDCSEVIGRLCSEIKAEHRELAALFLSLDPATGQETKMDELGTKLEAHIRKEERVLFPLLQQYCSRDVLEQIHTVLH encoded by the coding sequence ATGAAAAGAATAGAAGCACTGGCCCCATTGTCGAGAGACCATCACAATTCTCTTATCCTGGCACAACTGTTAAAGAGAGGAGCGCCTGCATATAAAGGTTTGCCGGATACCATGCAAGGGAGGTCGGTATATGCAAGGGAACTGTTTGAAAAAGAGATCAGGGATCATTTTGAGAAAGAAGAGCGGGTGCTGGACAAAGCAAAGGATTGCAGCGAAGTGATCGGGCGCCTTTGCAGCGAAATAAAGGCCGAACACAGAGAACTGGCAGCCTTGTTTCTTTCCCTGGACCCTGCTACCGGCCAGGAAACTAAAATGGATGAACTGGGTACAAAACTGGAAGCACATATCCGGAAGGAGGAACGGGTCCTTTTCCCGCTTTTACAGCAATATTGCTCCCGGGATGTGTTGGAACAGATCCATACTGTTTTACATTAA
- a CDS encoding group III truncated hemoglobin produces MKKDITSREDIELLVNSFYDKVKQDDVIGFIFTDVAQVNWEKHLPVMYDFFENMLFYTGSYTGNPMELHRHINRLLPLTREHFQQWELLFCNTVDELFEGETASLVKQRALSISAVMKIKILDTSTMDRIF; encoded by the coding sequence ATGAAAAAAGATATAACCTCTAGAGAAGATATTGAATTGCTGGTGAACAGCTTTTACGATAAAGTAAAGCAGGACGATGTTATTGGCTTTATCTTTACAGACGTAGCCCAGGTGAACTGGGAAAAGCATTTACCGGTGATGTATGATTTCTTTGAGAACATGTTATTCTACACCGGCAGCTATACCGGCAACCCGATGGAACTGCACCGGCACATTAACCGCCTCCTGCCTCTCACCAGGGAACATTTTCAGCAATGGGAGCTGCTCTTTTGCAATACGGTGGATGAATTGTTTGAAGGGGAAACCGCTTCCCTGGTGAAGCAACGGGCATTAAGCATCTCCGCTGTTATGAAGATCAAGATACTGGATACCTCCACGATGGACAGGATATTCTGA